The following is a genomic window from Rhizobium sp. NRK18.
GTCGATCTTCTCGGAGCCGATCGCCGCGCGGATGGCGGTCTCTGCGGCGGCCGCGGACACGCCGTCACGCAGCGGCAGATCGCAGGCAACTCCGTCGGCAAGCCAGTAGAGACCGGAGGCCGAAACGGCCTTTTCGACCGCCTCGGCGAGTGCCGGCGTCAGCACCGGATTTGACGGATTGGCGATAAGCGTGGCAACGAGAGCCATGAGCAAGAGTCCTATTGGTGAATTCGACGCGATCCTGATAGCCGGGCCGACCGCCAGCGGCAAGTCCGCATTGGCGGTTGATCTGGCGCGCAAAGCCGGCGGCGTGGTCATCAATGCCGACAGCATGCAGGTCTACGACACGCTGTCGGTGCTGACGGCGCGCCCGTCATTGACGGACATGCAGGGCGTCGAGCACTTCCTATACGGCCACGTGCCCGCCGGATCCGCCTATTCGACCGGGGCGTGGCTGCGCGAGGCGCAAGCGTTGATATCGAGGCTGAAGACGGAGGGACGGCTGCCGGTCTTCGCGGGTGGGACGGGGCTTTATTTCAAGGCGCTCACTGGCGGGCTCTCCGATATGCCGGAGATACCCGATGCCATTCGTACGCGTTGGCGTGGGCGGCTTTTCGCCGAGGTGCCCGAGGCTCTTCACCTTGAACTTTCCCGGCAGGATCCTGAAGGGGCGGCGGCGCTCAACCCGCAGGACGGTCAACGGATCGTCAGGGCGCTGGAGGTGCTGGAGGCGACAGGCAAGCCGATCCGTGAATTCCAGGGGCGCTCCGGACCGATGATCATCGATCCTGCGCGAGCGCTGAAGATCGTTATCGATCCCGATCGGACGGTGCTGCACGAGCGGATCAACCGTCGCTTCGAAGCGATGCTGGAGCATGGGGCTGCGGACGAGGTCAGGGCGCTTCTCGCCTTGAACCTGCCGCCCGAGATGCCGGTGATGAAGGCGATCGGCGTGCGCGAACTGTCGGCCATGCTTTCCGGCGAGCTGACCCGCAAGCAGGCTTGCGAGCAGGCGAGTGCCGCGACACGGCAATATGCCAAGCGGCAGATGACGTGGTTTCGCAATCAGATGGATGAAAGCTGGGAACGCCGTGCAACGGTCTGAGCGGCAGGCGTGACCGCGTCTGCGTCAAACCGCGCTGGCCATCTCCGCAACGGGGCGGGCAAGGAAGGCTTCGGTTTCATCTGCGGGCAGCGGTCGTGAATAAAGATAGCCCTGCAGGAGCGAGGCGCCAAGCTGGAGAAGGGCCGCGCGTTCCTCTGCTGTCTCGACGCCTTCGATGACGCAGTCGAGCTGCATGTCGCGGCTGAGCGCCAGCAGTGATTTGACGATCTTGTAGCTCGACGGCTTGCGATCGAGGTCCGTGACGAAGCTGCGATCGATCTTTATCTTCGTCAGCGGCAAGGCGTGCAGGCGGGTGAGGCTGGAGTAGCCGGTGCCGACATCATCGAGCGAGATGCCACAGCCGATGCCGCGCAGCAGTTCCACGGAGCGCAGCACCTGATCGAAATCAAGGGTGAAGGCGGTCTCGGTGATCTCCAGGTCGAGGCGCCTCGCGTCGACCGTCGAATTCTCGATGATGGCGAGCAGCGTCAGCGCGTTCTCGTGCGTATTGAGATCGTGAGGAGAGAGATTGAAGGACAGACGGATGTCTGCCGGCCATCCGGCGGCCGCAGCCAGAGCCTTCTTCATGAGGACGCGGGTCAGAGGAATGATCAGGCCGGTGCGCTCGGCGATGGCGATGAACTCGACCGGCGGCACGGTGCCGAGGACGGGGCTCTGCCAACGTGCAAGGGCTTCGAAGGCGACCGGGCGGTTCGAGCGGATATCGATGATCGGCTGGAACAGGACGGACATCTCCATTGCGAGATCGGCCTGCTTCAGTGCCTGCTCGATGCGGGTTTCGCGCACGATCTGCGCGTCAAGCGCTTCGGTAAACAGCGAGACACGCCCGCGCCGCATGCGCTTGCCGTGATAGAGGGCGTAGTCGGCGCGCGTGAAGAGGTCTTCATAGGCTGCGGCATTGTCCGGATAGACGGCGATGCCGGCCGAGCCGGAAATCATGATGCGGCCTTCCGGCAGCAGGAAGGGACGCTGCAGCGTCGCACAGATACTGTCGCCAAAAGCCGTGATTTCGGCGTCGTCGCCGGCAGACGGGATCATGACGGCAAACTCGTCGCCGCCGAGGCGGAAAAATGTAGCGCCATGCTTCGACTGCAGATCCATGAGCCGTGCGCCGACCTCGACGAGCAGCCGGTCACCCGTCGCGTGGCCATAGACGTCATTGACCGGCTTGAAACCATCAAGATCGACAATGCCGACCGCAAGCCGCGTGCCGCCTTCCGACGCGACCGTGAAGGCGCTTTGCAGACTGGCGAAGAAGGCGCGGCGGTTCGGCAGGTTGGTGAGGCTGTCGCTGTTGGCGAGGCGCATGTTCTCGTTGCCGAGGGCCTCGCTTCTTTGGCGCGACAGCACCATCTGATTGAAGTTGGCGTAATTGACGAACAGGATGAACAGCATGCAGATGCTGACAAGCGCGATATTGATGGCGATGGCGACGAAGGTCGGCTCTCCGGTCGTAGCGAAATAGGCGACGAAAGAGCCATTGACGATCACCGTGACGGTAATCGCGGCCGAACGCAGATGCGTCAGGCAGAAGATGCAGCTGATGACGGTGATCGCCATGTAGAATGCAACATGCGAGCGGGTATAGGCGTCGCCATAGGGCAGAAGCATGTAGGACCAGCCGGCGAAGGCAATGGCGATGAGGAAGGCGAGACGGTTGGTGCGGGTCAGCGCCTTCAGCGCCAGTTCGGGCGTCGGTTTGCGGCCGATCGACTTCCACCAGTGAATGACACGCAGCGCAGTACCGATCGTGAAGATCACCGGCACGACGACGGTGAGCCACAGGGGCGCGATCCTCATGTGGGTGGCCGCCAGCGCCCAGGTGCTGGTCATCAGGATCAGATACATCATCGGAAGCTGACGCGAGAAGGACTGATATTGCGCCTTCAAAAGCTCCGGATTGCCGGCCGGCACCGACATGAAGGTCGCCGCTTTTCGCAATATCGTCTTCAACAATCGCACCCTTCTTGCTGCCGATAACTTTGCTGGCAATGTCTCTCCCCGGAGCGGGGCAAGTAAAGTTAGCCGAAATTCGCACAACCAACTTAAAAATTGGTTTTCTGCTTTTTCTTTCACCTAAGGTTGTATTTGGATGGTTAATGCTTGGAGAATGTTTCGCAGGGTTGCAGAGCGTCTTTTGGAATTAAGGTTCGCGGGTGTCGGAACTCGTGAATCATCCAGCGACACACCCGCAAGACCCTATTCTCAATCTTTCTTGTACAGACTGCTGAGCGGCTTTTTTAGGATGCTGTCGCGCAGGGACGGCGTGCCGGGATCGCGGCGCAGGCTCGGCTGGTCGCCCGGCTGCGGGCGAGCGAACGCCGTGTCGCGAGGGCTAGTGCCACCATTCGCGCTGGCACCATTGAGGGCAGGGGTGCGTTCCATCGTCTGCCGCAAGACAGGCGGGCGCTCATAGGCAGGGCGCTCGAAAGAAGGACGCGGTGCCGGGTTATGACTGGGGGCCGGTTGATGGCTGGGCGCTGGTTGATGACTGGGCGCGGGCGGCGGTTCGGGTGCGAATGACGGTTCGTCACCCGGCAGCATGCCGGGATGATAGGATTCCGCTTCGTCCTCATCCCTGTCGGCATAGGCGCCGGAGTGCGGACGATCGCCCTGTTGCGGCATGAAGCCTTCGGGGAAGGAGGCGAGATCGGGGCCGGAAATGTTGCGCAGCTTGTTGACGATCTGGCGCAGGTCGATCGTGTCGGGCGAGACCTCGGAGGTCTTGACGTCGATGCCGTTCGCCTTCGGCAGCAGGTCGTCGGACACGCGCTCGAAGCGCATGCGCATCGGCACCGCGATCGCCTCGCCGAAGGCGATGGCTTCGCCGTTGCCGATCGACGAGATGAAGTTGGTCGTCGAGATCGAGGAGTTGGGGATCGCCGAGCGGATGATTTCCTGGTCGCGGTCGTTGGAAAGCCGCATGGCAAACAGCGTCGAACACTGCGACAGGATCGTCTGGTCGAGTTCGCCGGGACGCTGGGTGACAACGCCGAGCGAGACACCGTATTTGCGGCCTTCCTTGGCGATACGCGAAATGGCCTGCCGGGTCGGGAAGAAACCGAGCGTCGGGTCCGACGGCACGTAGCGGTGCGCTTCCTCGCAGACCACCAGCATGTGGATCGCGCCGTTCGACCACAGCGCCAGTTCGAAGGCCATGCGGCAGAGCACCGAGGCGACCGAGTTGACGACTTCCGACGGGATGCCGGCGAGCTGGAAGGTCGAGATCGGCCGGTCGTCGCCGGGAATGCGGAAGATGCGCGAGATCGTCTCCAGGATCGTGTCGTTGATCGTGTTGTTGGAGAACATGAAATGGTAGCGCGGATCGTTGATGGCGCCGAGGATGCGCATCTTCAGCGAGCGCAGGAACGGCTTTTCCTCGCGGCCTTCCAGCTTGCCGATGCGTTCGTCGATCAGGGCCAGGAGGTCGGCCATGCGGTAGGGCACGGGGGTGTCGGCGGTGATCGAGTTCTTTTCCGTATGCTTGCGCATCAGCGTGCTGTCGGTGCCGCGGAAGGCCTTTCTGGCCTCGGGCAT
Proteins encoded in this region:
- the miaA gene encoding tRNA (adenosine(37)-N6)-dimethylallyltransferase MiaA; its protein translation is MSKSPIGEFDAILIAGPTASGKSALAVDLARKAGGVVINADSMQVYDTLSVLTARPSLTDMQGVEHFLYGHVPAGSAYSTGAWLREAQALISRLKTEGRLPVFAGGTGLYFKALTGGLSDMPEIPDAIRTRWRGRLFAEVPEALHLELSRQDPEGAAALNPQDGQRIVRALEVLEATGKPIREFQGRSGPMIIDPARALKIVIDPDRTVLHERINRRFEAMLEHGAADEVRALLALNLPPEMPVMKAIGVRELSAMLSGELTRKQACEQASAATRQYAKRQMTWFRNQMDESWERRATV
- a CDS encoding putative bifunctional diguanylate cyclase/phosphodiesterase; amino-acid sequence: MSVPAGNPELLKAQYQSFSRQLPMMYLILMTSTWALAATHMRIAPLWLTVVVPVIFTIGTALRVIHWWKSIGRKPTPELALKALTRTNRLAFLIAIAFAGWSYMLLPYGDAYTRSHVAFYMAITVISCIFCLTHLRSAAITVTVIVNGSFVAYFATTGEPTFVAIAINIALVSICMLFILFVNYANFNQMVLSRQRSEALGNENMRLANSDSLTNLPNRRAFFASLQSAFTVASEGGTRLAVGIVDLDGFKPVNDVYGHATGDRLLVEVGARLMDLQSKHGATFFRLGGDEFAVMIPSAGDDAEITAFGDSICATLQRPFLLPEGRIMISGSAGIAVYPDNAAAYEDLFTRADYALYHGKRMRRGRVSLFTEALDAQIVRETRIEQALKQADLAMEMSVLFQPIIDIRSNRPVAFEALARWQSPVLGTVPPVEFIAIAERTGLIIPLTRVLMKKALAAAAGWPADIRLSFNLSPHDLNTHENALTLLAIIENSTVDARRLDLEITETAFTLDFDQVLRSVELLRGIGCGISLDDVGTGYSSLTRLHALPLTKIKIDRSFVTDLDRKPSSYKIVKSLLALSRDMQLDCVIEGVETAEERAALLQLGASLLQGYLYSRPLPADETEAFLARPVAEMASAV
- a CDS encoding ATP-binding protein, which codes for MHPGNRFLGRVVACNGARATIAAVAQSGETDLTELWSVGRLISISVGENRVVALAYAMNTESGAWAEGIDNTFLIEVELLGQVYKNPEGKEVFTTGISRYPYLGAIAHRIRAADLVRIYDSGHKDVCTIGRLTQDESLDAAIHIPSMLSKHFAVVGSTGVGKSTAVSLLLHKAIQSDEKLRVLILDPHNEFAAAFPKHAVVIDTETLDLPFWLFRLEEFAEVVFRGRPPIAEEMDILRDLMPEARKAFRGTDSTLMRKHTEKNSITADTPVPYRMADLLALIDERIGKLEGREEKPFLRSLKMRILGAINDPRYHFMFSNNTINDTILETISRIFRIPGDDRPISTFQLAGIPSEVVNSVASVLCRMAFELALWSNGAIHMLVVCEEAHRYVPSDPTLGFFPTRQAISRIAKEGRKYGVSLGVVTQRPGELDQTILSQCSTLFAMRLSNDRDQEIIRSAIPNSSISTTNFISSIGNGEAIAFGEAIAVPMRMRFERVSDDLLPKANGIDVKTSEVSPDTIDLRQIVNKLRNISGPDLASFPEGFMPQQGDRPHSGAYADRDEDEAESYHPGMLPGDEPSFAPEPPPAPSHQPAPSHQPAPSHNPAPRPSFERPAYERPPVLRQTMERTPALNGASANGGTSPRDTAFARPQPGDQPSLRRDPGTPSLRDSILKKPLSSLYKKD